A single window of Paenibacillus sp. SYP-B4298 DNA harbors:
- the ftsL2 gene encoding cell division protein FtsL, with protein MAYMHGNLALKPKKRPEQPKVQRKQMVIRRKSIPVQEKLLYMFTIVVCVFVAGTIIFRYAQIYQMNLEIREMTKQQDVMSAEIKELQKKVEQLSDPDLIRSKAVEEGMVKSENPITVKVN; from the coding sequence ATGGCTTACATGCATGGGAATTTGGCGCTCAAGCCCAAGAAGCGCCCGGAGCAGCCCAAGGTTCAGAGAAAGCAAATGGTCATCCGCCGCAAATCGATCCCTGTTCAGGAAAAGCTGCTCTACATGTTCACTATCGTGGTCTGCGTGTTTGTAGCCGGAACGATCATTTTCCGCTATGCGCAAATCTATCAGATGAATCTGGAGATCAGGGAAATGACCAAGCAGCAGGATGTCATGTCGGCAGAAATCAAGGAACTGCAAAAAAAGGTGGAGCAGCTAAGCGACCCGGATCTGATTCGCAGCAAGGCTGTGGAGGAAGGCATGGTCAAATCGGAGAACCCGATCACGGTCAAAGTCAACTAA
- the rsmH gene encoding 16S rRNA (cytosine(1402)-N(4))-methyltransferase RsmH produces MFEHITVLREEAVDGLAIKPDGIYVDCTLGGAGHSELIASRLGKGGRLIAFDQDDWALDNARKRLAPYMEQVTLVRSNFRELEQQLLGLDVPTLHGVPQVDGILFDLGVSSPQLDEAERGFSYNHDAPLDMRMDQQGELTAEEIVNEWEERELARILADYGEERFARSIARKIVQARAQQRIATTGELVELIKAGIPAATRRTGPHPAKRSFQALRIAVNDELGAEESALQQTVRCLAPGGRASVITFHSLEDRICKQTFARYVQRCSCPPDFPQCVCGQRGILKLVNRKPIVPSESELEHNPRARSAKLRVAEKLSLAE; encoded by the coding sequence TTGTTTGAACATATTACGGTGCTGAGAGAGGAAGCAGTCGACGGGCTGGCGATCAAGCCAGACGGTATCTATGTGGACTGTACTCTTGGCGGAGCCGGACATAGCGAGCTGATTGCCTCTAGGCTTGGCAAGGGCGGGCGGTTGATCGCTTTTGACCAGGATGACTGGGCGCTCGACAATGCGCGCAAGCGGCTTGCGCCTTATATGGAGCAGGTCACGCTGGTACGCAGCAATTTTCGCGAGCTGGAGCAGCAACTGCTGGGGCTGGATGTGCCAACCCTCCATGGGGTACCGCAGGTGGACGGCATATTGTTTGATCTGGGTGTGTCCAGCCCGCAGTTGGATGAGGCAGAGCGAGGCTTCAGCTATAATCATGACGCACCGCTCGATATGCGGATGGATCAGCAAGGAGAGCTGACGGCGGAGGAGATCGTCAATGAGTGGGAGGAGCGCGAGCTGGCACGTATTCTGGCCGACTATGGGGAGGAGCGATTCGCTCGCTCGATTGCCCGCAAGATCGTGCAGGCTAGAGCACAGCAGCGTATTGCTACGACGGGCGAGCTGGTAGAGCTGATCAAGGCGGGCATACCCGCGGCGACCAGACGAACCGGCCCGCATCCAGCCAAGCGCTCCTTCCAGGCACTGCGCATCGCAGTGAACGATGAGCTAGGCGCAGAGGAGAGTGCACTGCAGCAGACGGTGCGCTGCCTGGCGCCGGGGGGCAGAGCCTCGGTGATTACGTTCCATTCGCTGGAGGATCGGATCTGCAAGCAGACGTTTGCCCGGTATGTGCAGCGCTGTAGCTGTCCGCCTGACTTCCCGCAGTGTGTATGCGGCCAGAGGGGCATATTGAAGCTTGTGAACCGCAAGCCAATCGTGCCCTCGGAGTCGGAGCTGGAGCATAACCCGCGGGCTCGCTCAGCGAAGCTCCGGGTTGCGGAGAAGCTGTCGTTAGCGGAATAA
- the mraZ gene encoding division/cell wall cluster transcriptional repressor MraZ gives MFMGEYQHSVDDKGRLIIPAKFRDRLGPSFIVTRGLDNCLFVYPLSEWAQLEQKLKSLPLMKSDARAFTRFFFSGATESELDKQGRVNLPANLLAHAKLEKECIVLGVTNRVEIWSKSIWESYFQQSEEAFNDIAEKLVDFDFNF, from the coding sequence ATGTTTATGGGGGAATATCAGCATAGCGTGGATGACAAAGGACGCCTTATTATTCCCGCCAAATTCCGTGATCGGCTCGGCCCATCCTTTATTGTCACTCGCGGACTGGACAACTGTCTGTTCGTTTATCCTCTATCCGAGTGGGCGCAGCTCGAGCAGAAGCTCAAGTCGCTGCCCTTGATGAAATCGGATGCCCGCGCATTCACACGTTTTTTTTTCTCAGGGGCAACCGAATCCGAGCTGGACAAGCAGGGCAGGGTGAACCTGCCGGCCAATCTGCTCGCACATGCGAAGCTGGAGAAGGAATGCATCGTGCTAGGTGTCACCAACCGTGTGGAGATTTGGAGCAAATCGATTTGGGAAAGCTATTTCCAACAGTCAGAGGAAGCCTTTAATGACATTGCTGAGAAGCTGGTTGACTTCGACTTTAACTTCTAG
- a CDS encoding adenosylhomocysteinase, whose protein sequence is MSQSTNTAKENSIVADLSLAPEGHLKIDWVKAHMPVLNRIREQFEQEQPFKGLKVAISLHLEAKTAYLAKVVQAGGAEVTITGSNPLSTQDDVCAALVEDGITVFAKYNPEPEEYKQLMIKALETKPDLIIDDGGDLVTILHSERRDLLEGVRGGAEETTTGILRLKSLEKDGALSFPMVAVNDAFCKYLFDNRYGTGQSVWDGINRTTNLVVAGKTVVVVGYGWCGKGVAMRAKGLGANVIVTEIDAIRAVEAYMDGFAVMPMIEAAKHGDFFVTVTGNRDVLRKEHYEVMKDGAILSNAGHFDIEVNKPELEELSTGKRTVRRNIEEYQLKDGRKIYLLAEGRLVNLAAGDGHPAEIMDMTFALQAMSLKYVNERYEEIGGKVVNVPYELDEQVARYKLESLGTGIDSLTEEQKSYLDSWQEH, encoded by the coding sequence ATGAGTCAGAGCACGAATACGGCAAAAGAAAACAGCATAGTGGCAGATCTGTCGCTGGCTCCCGAAGGACATCTGAAGATTGACTGGGTAAAAGCGCATATGCCCGTGTTGAACCGAATTCGCGAGCAATTCGAGCAGGAGCAGCCGTTCAAGGGGCTGAAGGTGGCGATCTCGCTCCATCTGGAGGCGAAGACGGCTTATCTGGCGAAGGTCGTGCAGGCTGGCGGCGCAGAGGTGACGATTACAGGCAGCAACCCGCTATCGACCCAGGATGATGTGTGTGCAGCGCTGGTCGAGGACGGCATCACTGTATTTGCCAAATACAATCCAGAGCCGGAGGAATACAAGCAACTGATGATCAAGGCGCTGGAGACCAAGCCCGATCTGATCATCGATGACGGCGGCGATCTCGTTACGATCTTGCATTCGGAGCGTCGTGATCTGCTCGAAGGTGTGCGCGGCGGCGCCGAGGAGACAACGACAGGTATTTTGCGCCTGAAGTCGCTGGAGAAGGATGGTGCCCTCAGCTTCCCGATGGTAGCTGTGAACGATGCCTTCTGTAAATATCTCTTCGACAACCGCTATGGAACCGGCCAATCGGTATGGGATGGGATCAACCGCACGACAAATCTGGTCGTGGCAGGCAAGACCGTTGTCGTTGTCGGCTATGGCTGGTGCGGCAAAGGTGTGGCGATGCGCGCCAAAGGTCTGGGAGCGAATGTCATCGTGACCGAGATCGACGCGATTCGCGCTGTCGAGGCCTATATGGACGGCTTCGCGGTCATGCCGATGATCGAGGCAGCCAAGCATGGCGATTTCTTCGTGACCGTAACCGGCAACCGCGACGTACTGCGCAAGGAGCACTATGAGGTGATGAAGGACGGAGCGATCCTGTCCAATGCGGGTCATTTCGATATTGAAGTGAACAAGCCGGAGCTGGAGGAGCTGAGCACGGGCAAGCGGACGGTGCGGCGCAACATTGAGGAGTATCAGCTAAAGGACGGTCGCAAAATCTATCTGCTGGCAGAGGGACGTCTGGTGAACCTTGCTGCAGGGGATGGCCATCCGGCGGAAATTATGGATATGACCTTCGCGCTGCAAGCGATGTCGCTTAAATATGTGAACGAACGCTATGAGGAAATCGGCGGCAAAGTGGTCAATGTTCCTTACGAGCTGGATGAGCAAGTGGCGCGCTACAAGCTGGAATCGCTTGGAACGGGCATTGACTCGCTAACCGAGGAGCAGAAGTCTTATTTGGACAGTTGGCAAGAGCATTAA
- the bshC gene encoding bacillithiol biosynthesis cysteine-adding enzyme BshC, with amino-acid sequence MEEHHIQLPSGQPVTEAYIHKSDPKLLELFGYHWKEERDWKARALWLEQSEASRAQRAEVAQALYSYNAAHGASASALCHIEQLKDGALAVIGGQQAGLWSGPLMVLHKAVTIIQSAASARQRLGQPVVPIFWIAGEDHDWEEANHAYLVTSEPKLRKLELQRPKGARTSVSRSLLRPGQWQQALAELAAVLPDSPHKPELLDRLHGLTADAATLTDMFASMLAWLFGSQGLIVMDADDPAIRRLESPMFEQMIRSNESLYDAYGAAQQRLMELGYPIQAEQADNSANLFHFASAAGASAAGDRLLLQRSGDRFEDRKGQVSYTREELLMLAKQEPEQLSNNVLTRPLMQDYLFPVLATVLGPGEIAYWAATGSAFKQLGMEMPIVVPRRSFTLIDAGTAKHMEKYKLSVHTVLDHYEQYRNEWLDRQEGLQPMDQPLEQMQRELERMYEPVLAKLTGYGADMVALGETNRRKVVEQLEYLKGRLHLERSRRHEEQLRQMDRVQLQLCPLGKPQERVLNVVQLWNQWGLHWLEQLLQLPYDEDCSHRIVYI; translated from the coding sequence ATGGAGGAGCATCATATACAACTGCCGTCCGGTCAGCCTGTGACCGAGGCTTACATCCATAAGTCAGACCCGAAGCTATTGGAATTATTCGGTTATCATTGGAAGGAAGAACGCGACTGGAAAGCCAGAGCGCTGTGGCTGGAGCAGTCCGAAGCATCACGGGCGCAGCGAGCAGAGGTCGCCCAAGCGTTATACAGCTATAATGCAGCTCATGGTGCTTCCGCTTCTGCGCTGTGCCATATTGAACAATTAAAGGATGGAGCGCTGGCAGTCATCGGCGGTCAGCAGGCCGGGCTATGGAGCGGGCCGCTCATGGTGCTGCACAAGGCGGTGACGATCATTCAGAGCGCTGCCTCCGCTCGCCAGAGACTCGGCCAGCCCGTGGTGCCGATCTTCTGGATCGCCGGGGAGGATCATGACTGGGAAGAGGCCAATCACGCCTACCTTGTGACCTCCGAGCCGAAGCTTCGCAAGCTGGAGCTGCAGCGACCCAAGGGAGCCAGAACATCGGTAAGCCGCAGCCTGCTCCGCCCTGGACAGTGGCAGCAGGCGCTTGCCGAGCTGGCAGCCGTGCTGCCGGATTCCCCGCACAAGCCGGAGCTGCTTGATCGGCTGCATGGCTTGACAGCAGACGCGGCCACCCTGACGGATATGTTCGCCTCCATGCTGGCCTGGCTATTCGGCTCCCAGGGGCTGATTGTCATGGATGCAGATGATCCGGCGATCCGCAGGCTGGAATCGCCGATGTTCGAGCAGATGATCCGCAGCAACGAGAGTCTGTATGACGCCTATGGAGCGGCGCAGCAGCGGCTGATGGAGCTTGGCTACCCGATTCAGGCTGAGCAGGCGGACAACAGCGCGAATCTGTTCCACTTTGCGTCGGCTGCTGGCGCTTCAGCGGCAGGTGATCGTCTGCTGCTGCAGCGCAGCGGCGACCGCTTCGAGGATCGCAAGGGGCAGGTGTCGTACACGCGCGAGGAGCTGCTTATGCTGGCGAAGCAGGAGCCGGAGCAGCTCAGCAACAATGTGCTGACCCGTCCGCTGATGCAGGATTACCTGTTCCCGGTGCTTGCTACGGTGCTTGGCCCGGGAGAGATTGCCTACTGGGCGGCAACAGGCAGCGCCTTCAAGCAGCTTGGCATGGAGATGCCGATTGTAGTGCCCAGGCGCTCCTTCACCCTGATCGATGCAGGGACAGCCAAGCATATGGAGAAATACAAGCTATCCGTTCATACGGTGCTTGACCATTACGAGCAGTATCGCAACGAGTGGCTGGATCGCCAGGAGGGGCTGCAGCCCATGGATCAGCCGCTGGAGCAGATGCAGCGCGAGCTGGAGCGCATGTATGAGCCAGTGCTGGCGAAGCTGACTGGGTATGGCGCAGATATGGTCGCGCTTGGCGAGACGAATCGACGCAAGGTGGTGGAGCAGCTCGAGTATCTGAAGGGGCGCCTTCATCTGGAGCGGAGCCGCCGCCACGAGGAGCAACTGCGGCAGATGGATCGGGTTCAATTGCAGCTATGTCCGCTCGGCAAGCCACAGGAGAGGGTGCTCAATGTGGTGCAGCTATGGAACCAATGGGGCTTGCACTGGCTGGAGCAGCTTCTCCAATTGCCATATGACGAGGATTGCAGCCATCGCATTGTATATATTTGA
- a CDS encoding DUF3397 domain-containing protein yields MQWLWQSFVHAYAFLAVVPIVPFILIFFGYKAVTGDKKKAVRLAMDITTALLIGCVAVLFNHTFNSGFGIFAILLLMLIGGGLIGNLQYRSKGALDVMRVTRAVWRLSFFVMSILYILLMIVYLFQTIAKL; encoded by the coding sequence ATGCAGTGGTTATGGCAGAGTTTTGTGCACGCATACGCGTTCCTTGCTGTTGTACCTATAGTTCCTTTTATATTGATTTTCTTTGGTTACAAGGCTGTGACGGGGGACAAGAAGAAAGCGGTGCGGCTGGCCATGGATATTACAACCGCATTGCTGATTGGATGTGTAGCTGTACTGTTTAACCATACGTTCAACAGCGGCTTCGGCATTTTTGCCATTTTGCTGTTGATGCTGATTGGCGGCGGGCTGATCGGCAATCTGCAATACCGCTCCAAGGGAGCGCTCGATGTGATGCGCGTCACCCGTGCGGTGTGGCGATTGAGTTTTTTTGTAATGAGTATCCTGTATATACTATTGATGATTGTTTATTTATTTCAGACCATCGCCAAATTGTAG
- a CDS encoding ketopantoate reductase family protein, with the protein MKHLIIGGGAVGLLMAARLSAAGMRTAVATRTVEQATELSDRGIELAASSGEAQAVRYAVEACGVWEAQAPGLGQGADELAVWLTVKQTQLTEELIIRLADIVPAGALLLCMQNGIGHIERLERGLPQLAVIPVITTEGALAGANGTSVMHTGHGQLHMGEARTEWARTRQKILLKCLEKAGIPAFLSKEIEGRIYQKLLINSIINPLTALYGIKNGQLPGDPSRLKLMRGLHDETLHIMSAASIACACGSWQSVLEVCRNTAANESSMLGDIQRGRRTEVEWINGGWVRLAGKHGLEAPLHQAMCSMIRALEE; encoded by the coding sequence GTGAAGCATCTGATTATCGGTGGCGGAGCGGTCGGACTGCTGATGGCCGCGCGCCTGTCGGCAGCAGGTATGAGGACAGCCGTAGCGACCCGCACTGTCGAACAGGCCACAGAGTTGAGTGATAGGGGCATAGAGCTTGCAGCAAGCTCAGGCGAGGCGCAGGCGGTCAGATATGCGGTGGAAGCATGTGGGGTGTGGGAGGCTCAGGCTCCGGGCTTAGGACAAGGGGCGGACGAGCTGGCGGTGTGGCTGACGGTGAAGCAGACGCAGTTGACCGAGGAGCTGATTATTCGACTGGCTGACATCGTGCCTGCCGGTGCGCTGTTGCTCTGCATGCAAAATGGCATTGGTCATATCGAGCGCCTGGAGCGCGGACTGCCACAGCTTGCCGTCATCCCTGTCATTACAACGGAAGGAGCGCTGGCGGGTGCGAACGGGACGTCAGTGATGCATACTGGCCACGGACAGCTTCATATGGGCGAAGCACGGACGGAATGGGCGCGCACAAGGCAAAAAATATTGTTGAAATGCTTGGAAAAGGCAGGAATCCCGGCGTTTTTGTCGAAAGAGATTGAGGGTCGCATCTACCAGAAATTACTCATTAACAGCATAATTAATCCGCTTACAGCGCTCTATGGGATCAAGAACGGCCAACTGCCCGGCGATCCGTCCCGATTGAAGCTGATGAGAGGATTGCATGATGAGACCTTACATATTATGAGTGCCGCCAGCATAGCTTGCGCTTGCGGCAGTTGGCAGTCGGTGCTGGAGGTATGCCGCAATACGGCAGCAAATGAATCGTCGATGCTGGGGGATATTCAGCGCGGGCGCAGAACAGAGGTTGAATGGATTAATGGCGGTTGGGTCAGACTCGCTGGGAAACACGGACTGGAAGCCCCGCTTCATCAGGCGATGTGCTCGATGATCCGGGCGCTGGAAGAGTAG
- a CDS encoding RsfA family transcriptional regulator, which translates to MTAVRQDAWSPDDDLMLAEVTLRHIREGSTQLAAFEEVGERIGRTSAACGFRWNSCVRKRYEEAIQMAKQQRQKRNYLRKQSFPTITHVSSVTMEDVRSYDKAEAIGEEAITIDAVIRFLRSWKTTYQDLTRQIKTMEKELKEKDEELFELRANNEKLSKEVNNVQVDYRTVNDDYKTLIQIMDRARRLASMSEEEEVKSRFKMDANGNLERIE; encoded by the coding sequence ATGACAGCAGTCAGACAAGATGCATGGAGCCCGGATGATGATTTGATGCTCGCTGAGGTGACATTGCGCCATATTCGGGAAGGCAGCACGCAATTGGCGGCTTTTGAGGAAGTAGGGGAGAGAATTGGCCGGACATCGGCAGCCTGCGGCTTCAGATGGAACAGTTGCGTTCGCAAACGCTATGAGGAAGCGATTCAGATGGCTAAGCAGCAACGGCAAAAACGTAATTATTTGCGCAAGCAATCATTTCCGACGATTACGCATGTCTCCTCCGTGACGATGGAGGATGTCCGCTCTTATGATAAGGCGGAGGCAATCGGCGAAGAAGCGATCACAATCGATGCTGTAATCCGGTTTTTGCGAAGCTGGAAGACAACCTACCAGGATCTGACCCGTCAAATCAAGACGATGGAGAAGGAACTGAAGGAGAAGGACGAGGAGCTGTTCGAGCTCCGTGCCAACAATGAGAAGCTATCCAAAGAGGTCAACAACGTGCAGGTCGATTACAGAACGGTGAACGATGATTACAAGACGCTGATTCAAATTATGGATCGTGCGCGCCGCCTGGCCAGCATGAGCGAGGAAGAGGAAGTCAAATCCAGATTCAAGATGGATGCCAATGGAAATCTGGAGCGTATTGAATAA
- a CDS encoding DUF2626 domain-containing protein, whose product MARMFRVLGFWTLVIGLMAYAGHMYEMAILFLVQTAVFVLLGYLNFSERTYILMFWGYMILSFAGFTYWSVFEMGMPF is encoded by the coding sequence ATGGCACGTATGTTTCGGGTACTCGGTTTCTGGACACTGGTAATCGGCCTCATGGCGTATGCAGGTCATATGTACGAGATGGCAATCTTGTTCCTCGTGCAGACCGCAGTGTTCGTTCTGCTTGGATACTTGAATTTCTCCGAAAGAACGTACATATTGATGTTCTGGGGATACATGATTCTATCCTTTGCAGGCTTCACGTACTGGTCTGTCTTCGAGATGGGAATGCCGTTCTGA
- a CDS encoding ABC transporter substrate-binding protein, with protein MSRRTYHFMLLSLLILFIVLGFPMMLSGSSDRLVPWRGTEPQQIDETERTAETVVRTIRVTVSLDEDELALLQQWNKEFTRRYPAIHIAVDNLPYEEAYATLKRRAVLGDAPDIMLLDSNWVVDFAALGYLKNVDSLFAGEMSSDVPAGLVQPLRWNGYLWGVPKDADPLVVVWSRVQLQKLGVEEPPRSWNELAALSSQSGSEPQLSSPSILAGFESKQLPAFLVWMAAVGGAGDPYRLPSLMKQPQAAEQFAMLDKLRGQDRLLAVSGRTQLLDALEQGRLWSAVLSLSQVFGKLQTAGGRLLVQQEPSGVPLWSGGRSFSLSSRTEYAGEAKLWIEFVTDPVRQQSFFGQTGKLPARKAAYDGLVADKLAVTMLAGLEIVPGTRRDAYWNQRLAKDSRLWERWLSGELPVQALFAESALE; from the coding sequence TTGTCGCGCCGAACCTATCATTTTATGCTGCTAAGTCTTCTCATACTGTTCATCGTGCTTGGCTTTCCCATGATGCTATCCGGTTCAAGCGACCGGCTGGTACCCTGGAGAGGAACGGAGCCGCAGCAGATCGATGAAACTGAACGAACTGCGGAAACGGTTGTCAGGACGATTCGTGTAACCGTTTCCTTGGATGAGGACGAGCTTGCGCTGCTACAGCAGTGGAACAAGGAATTTACAAGGCGCTATCCTGCCATTCATATTGCGGTGGACAACCTCCCTTATGAGGAGGCTTACGCCACGCTTAAACGCAGGGCGGTGCTTGGCGACGCCCCGGATATTATGCTGCTCGACAGCAACTGGGTCGTTGATTTTGCTGCATTGGGGTATCTGAAGAATGTGGACTCGCTATTTGCCGGAGAGATGTCCTCAGACGTTCCTGCTGGCCTTGTGCAGCCCCTAAGGTGGAATGGCTACCTCTGGGGTGTACCCAAGGATGCCGATCCTCTGGTAGTCGTCTGGAGCCGCGTACAGCTTCAGAAGCTGGGGGTGGAGGAGCCGCCCCGGAGCTGGAACGAGCTTGCGGCGTTGTCCTCACAGTCCGGTTCCGAGCCTCAGTTATCATCCCCGTCGATTCTCGCAGGTTTTGAGTCCAAGCAGTTGCCCGCCTTCCTCGTCTGGATGGCTGCGGTGGGCGGAGCGGGCGACCCGTATAGGCTGCCATCGCTTATGAAGCAGCCGCAGGCGGCGGAGCAATTCGCCATGCTCGATAAGCTGCGTGGGCAAGATCGGCTGCTCGCGGTATCCGGCCGCACGCAGTTGCTGGATGCGCTGGAGCAGGGACGGCTATGGTCAGCCGTGCTGTCTCTCTCGCAGGTATTTGGCAAGCTGCAGACCGCAGGCGGGCGGTTGCTGGTGCAGCAGGAGCCGTCAGGCGTTCCGCTCTGGTCAGGCGGGCGAAGCTTCAGTCTGTCCTCACGGACAGAGTATGCCGGGGAAGCGAAGCTGTGGATCGAGTTCGTTACGGATCCGGTGCGCCAGCAGTCGTTCTTCGGTCAGACGGGCAAGCTGCCAGCGCGCAAGGCGGCTTACGACGGGCTGGTCGCGGATAAGCTTGCGGTAACCATGCTTGCTGGATTGGAGATTGTCCCTGGGACGCGCAGGGACGCCTATTGGAATCAACGCCTTGCCAAGGACAGTCGGCTATGGGAGCGGTGGCTGAGCGGTGAGCTTCCTGTTCAAGCGCTATTTGCCGAAAGCGCACTCGAATAA
- a CDS encoding PhoH family protein, with protein sequence MTKIFVLDTNVLLHDPQAIFAFEENEVVIPAVVLEEIDSKKRLADELGRNARSISRLLDGLRETGRLHEGIKLSNGGLLKVELNHRSFVRVQEMFGDMSNDNRILAVALNYHLEEQDQEKPRQIVLVSKDVLVRIKADVLGLMAEDYLSDHTVEASDIYTGYVTLHVHPSVIDEFYTYRFLSVKGLQLNVRLHPNEFVILRDEMGTSKSALLKVSQDGVRLEPLYLSNDPVWGITARNAQQRMALELLLNDDVPLVTLTGKAGTGKTLLALAAGLMKVEDEHKYKKLLIARPVVPMGKDIGYLPGEKEEKLRPWMQPIYDNLEYLFDTKKSGDIDKILMGLGSIQVEALTYIRGRSIPGQFIIIDEAQNLTRHEVKTIVSRVGEGSKIVLMGDPEQIDHPYLDAVSNGLTYIVESFKQQTLSGHMTLEKGERSKLAQLAADLL encoded by the coding sequence ATGACAAAAATTTTCGTGCTCGACACCAATGTACTGCTGCATGATCCTCAGGCTATATTTGCCTTCGAGGAAAATGAGGTCGTTATTCCCGCAGTAGTGCTGGAGGAGATTGATTCCAAAAAGAGGCTGGCTGACGAACTGGGGCGCAATGCCCGCAGCATATCCCGTCTGCTTGACGGGCTTAGAGAGACAGGAAGGCTTCATGAAGGAATAAAGCTGAGCAATGGCGGCCTGCTGAAGGTGGAGCTGAATCATCGCAGCTTTGTACGGGTTCAGGAGATGTTCGGGGATATGTCGAATGACAACCGGATACTCGCTGTGGCGTTGAATTATCATCTGGAGGAGCAGGATCAGGAGAAGCCGCGCCAGATTGTGCTGGTGAGCAAGGATGTGCTGGTGCGTATTAAGGCAGATGTGCTGGGTCTGATGGCGGAGGATTACTTGTCTGACCATACGGTGGAAGCTTCCGATATTTATACCGGTTATGTGACCCTTCATGTCCATCCATCGGTCATCGACGAATTTTATACGTATCGTTTCCTGAGCGTTAAGGGGCTGCAGCTTAATGTGAGGCTTCATCCGAATGAATTTGTCATCTTGCGCGATGAGATGGGGACATCCAAGTCAGCGCTGCTCAAGGTGTCCCAGGACGGGGTAAGGCTCGAGCCGCTGTACCTGAGCAATGATCCGGTATGGGGCATAACGGCGCGCAATGCTCAGCAGCGGATGGCGCTGGAGCTGCTGCTCAATGATGATGTGCCGCTGGTGACGCTCACCGGCAAGGCGGGCACAGGCAAGACGCTGCTTGCGCTGGCAGCAGGGCTCATGAAGGTCGAGGATGAGCACAAATACAAAAAGCTGCTCATCGCCCGCCCTGTCGTGCCTATGGGCAAGGACATCGGCTACTTGCCAGGCGAGAAGGAGGAGAAGCTGCGTCCGTGGATGCAGCCGATCTATGACAATCTGGAGTATTTGTTCGATACGAAGAAATCCGGGGACATCGATAAAATCCTGATGGGGCTGGGCAGCATTCAGGTGGAGGCGCTCACCTATATCCGTGGGCGCTCCATCCCAGGGCAATTCATCATCATCGATGAAGCACAGAATCTGACTCGTCATGAGGTGAAGACGATCGTGTCGCGTGTGGGCGAGGGCAGCAAGATTGTATTGATGGGTGACCCTGAGCAGATCGACCATCCGTATCTGGATGCTGTCAGCAATGGGCTGACCTATATTGTGGAGAGTTTCAAGCAGCAGACGCTAAGCGGTCATATGACGCTGGAGAAAGGGGAGCGCTCCAAGCTCGCGCAGCTTGCCGCCGACTTGTTGTAA
- a CDS encoding YhcN/YlaJ family sporulation lipoprotein, which yields MLLRSLLAVSLCLLMAGCGSGSRNNISPSPHNNNGMTAQQTHPRTLAEVDNNQVAAHLEALAQSVPGVNKAHCVIMGNKAVVGIDVDEHLERSRVGTIKYSVAEAFRKDPYGIDAIVTADMDLSGRLKEIGADIRRGRPIAGFAEEMADIIGRIVPQVPRDTPPAEDVDTPKMKTSM from the coding sequence ATGCTTCTTCGCTCTTTACTGGCTGTGTCGCTATGCCTTCTCATGGCAGGCTGCGGCAGCGGTAGCCGGAACAACATATCACCCTCTCCACATAATAATAACGGTATGACCGCACAGCAGACACATCCGCGCACGCTGGCCGAAGTCGACAATAACCAGGTCGCTGCCCATCTCGAAGCATTGGCGCAGAGTGTGCCTGGCGTTAACAAAGCGCACTGTGTCATCATGGGCAACAAGGCCGTTGTCGGCATTGATGTGGATGAGCATCTGGAGCGTTCCCGTGTAGGAACGATTAAATATTCCGTTGCTGAAGCCTTCCGCAAAGACCCTTATGGAATAGATGCCATTGTTACAGCCGATATGGATCTATCGGGACGATTGAAGGAGATTGGCGCCGATATTAGACGAGGCAGACCGATCGCCGGCTTCGCCGAGGAGATGGCCGATATTATCGGCCGCATCGTGCCGCAGGTGCCGCGCGATACGCCTCCTGCCGAAGATGTCGATACGCCAAAAATGAAGACGTCCATGTAA